Genomic segment of Thiomonas sp. FB-Cd:
TGCTGTGGACGCTGCTCGCCTGCGCCGCCGCGGGCCCGCGCCAGCCCTTGCCCACCACGGCGGACGGCGCGCCAACGGGACACCGCATGGCGGTGATGGTGCTGCTCGACACTGGAGCACAAGCCGCACAGGCCAGCGGCAGCATCAGCCCGCTGGAGCAAGCACGGTTGCTGCTTGCCGGCCTGTGGCCGCGTCTGCAGGGTGAGCGGCTGGGACTCATGGCTTATGGTTCGCCGCCGAACAGCGCGCGCATCAGCCTGGTGCAACTCCTGCCCCCGACCCATGACGCTGCAATCTTCGGCCACTTTGCGCGCCTGGCACGCCAAAGTCTGTTGACAACCGACCAAGCGACCACGGCCTTGTCGGGTTTGTTCGACTTGGCGCGTCGACGATTGGCGCAGCAAGACGTCGCTGGCGAGGCCGCAGCGCTGCTACTCGTCGCAGGCGCGGATGTGCCGATCACAGCAGGCTCCGACCCACGCGCCTTGGGTCGCCAAATGCGTGCAGCGCGGTTGCCGGTATTTGTGCTCGCCCTGCCAGGCCTCGACACGGCGCAGGCCATCGCTTTGCGTACCCTGGCCGACAGCAGCGGCGGGGTTTATGCCGCCGTGCCGCCTGGGCAAACGTCGATTGCAGTATGGACCGACCTGTACGACCGAGGGATTGCTCGCATTCCGGTGGCTCAAACCAACTTGCCGCAGCAGATCCTGCAATGGCGCGAGCTCTTTGAGCTGTTCCTGCTTCCGGCCTTGTTGCTGATGCTGTGGCGTGATGGGCCGCTTCGTGCGCGGCACCAGCGTCCTTCCGGCAATCTGCTGCTCCTGATGATGTTCGGCATGCTGGCGACAGCGGTAGTAGCGCCACCCGCTGCACGTGCCGCCATGGCGTCGCCCCAGCAAGCCTGGACGGCCTGGCAGGCCAAGGACTATGCCCGCGCACAGGCGATCTACGCCGCCTTGCCAGGCTGGAATGCACGCATGGGCGAAGGCGCCGCCGCCTATCGCAGCGGGGAATTTCAACGGGCGGCGCAGGCCTGGCAGCGCGCGTTGTTGGATGCGGACACGGCGCAACAACGCTTTGCCGCGTTCTACAACCTGGGCAATGCGTCGATGCATCTACCGGGCACGACCCTGGAAGCCGTACAGGCATATGATGCCGCGCTGCGCATCCGCCCGCACGACTCCGCCGCGCTGCGCAACGCGCGGCTGGCACAGCGGCAATACGAAACCCACCACCCGCCCGGCTATCTGGTGGGCATCGCCAAGCGTGGCCCAGCCGTCGCCCAAGGGCGCTTCGGCCGGCAGTCGTCGGACACACCCTCGCAGATGCGGCACAAGCCGCCGCCGCTGGCTGCGGCGCCACTGCATCAAGCAGAGGTGTTGGCGGCCCAAGGCAAGTTGGGTACGCTGGCTGCACCGACCAATATCGCGAAGGCCTGGCAGCCCCCGATGCTCGATTGGGCCAGCGCCGACAAGCGCACCCAGCTTTTACGTGACGCAACACAGGCGCTTTGGCAGGCGCGCGCAGACATCGACAGCCGTGCCGCACGGGATGCGGCGGCGCAGGAGGGGCGGGCGCAATGAGTTCGAGCGTATTCATCATGCGCGTGGGCATGGCCTTGCTGGAGCTGGCCTACGCAACCGGATGCGCCACAGCGGTGGCACAGAGTCTGCAATGCAGCGTTGGCAGCCAGCCCGCCCGACTTGGCCAAGACTTCACCTGGACCATCACCGGACGTGATTTGGCCCAACCGCTGCCCACATTCACCCCAGCCCAGTTCGCCCCCGACTGGTTGCTGCAGGGTCAGCAAGAATCGAGTAGTGGCGATGCCTCTGGGCATAGCGATCAGTCGGCCACGCTGGTCCTCTACCCGCTGCGCGCCGGAGCGCTTGCCCTGCCAGCCGTCGCGGTGGGCGGTCAACAATGCCCAGTGCAGACGGTCAAAGTGGTCGACCATGCCCAGGGTGAAGCGCCGCTGCAATGGCGCACCCGCTTCGCTCCGGCGCGACCCTACCAGATGCAGCAAATGCGCGTGGAGTTGCGCGTGATTGGCGGCGGCAATCTGGTGTGGACCACGCCGCAGCCCCGCAGCCCCCAAGCGCTGCTGACCCCGCTGGCCCCGGACAGCCGCACCGAAACCGTGGACGGCAAGCCCCAGCAGGTGCAGGTGTTTGCCTGGAGTGCGCTGCCGCTGAAGGCCGGTGAGATTGACGTGGAATTCGGCTTGCTGCGCGCCTATGCCTTTGGTCAGTTGCGCGTCTATGCGCCACCGGCGCTGACGTTCGAGGCGCAAGCCTTGCCGCAATGGTGGCCTGCCGAGGGCTTGATTGGCAAACCACAGGTGCAGACCCTGCAGGCCAGCCGGCAGTTGCGACTCGGCGAGACCGGGGAATGGCGGTTGCGGTTGCAGGGGGCGGGAGTCGATCGGGCGCAGGTGTTACGCGTCTTCGATGCCTGGCGTGCGCAACCACAGCCCGGGTTGGAGATCGCTGGGGTCGAAGTGCGGCGTGGCAGTGAAGGACCCGATGAGCTGGGCTTGACCGGGGGCGCCTGGGAGGTCAGGGTGTTCTTCCGTCCACTCAGGGCCGGCACTCTCAAGTCAGCCGCATTGCGGCTGGACTATTTTGATCCGCGCACAGCACTGCCCGCCGTCGCGTGGTGGTCCCCGCCAGTAACCACGGTGAACGATCCACGCCCGGTTCATTTGGCGCAGGGCCTGGGCGGTGCACTGGCCCTGCTCGGTCTGCTGTTCGCGCTGCGTGCGACCCTATGCTGTCTGCGCCGCCGCCGTGCACTGCGGCTGGCTTTAGCGCGGCTGGCTGCCGCGCATTCCGCCGACGCCCTGCGCCGTGCCTGGCTGGATCTGCCGCCAGGTCGTGAGCAACGGCCGGCACCGACACTCGACGCCTGGCTGCTCGCTGCTGCGATGCAGGATGACGCCACGCTTCGCGGCGCGGCGCTAGCGCTGCAGCATCAGCTTTACACCGCGTCCGGCGAGCAAGTCAGCAAGAACAACACAACAGCACCGGCGCATGCGGCCGTGCTGGCTGAACGGCTGCAGCAGAGTTTGACAGCTTGCGGGTGGTGGCTGCGGCGGTGATGGTGTCGTTGCCATGCTCAAGCGGCAAGCCCATCTCGACGCACAATGCTGGACGCTGGCGGCGAAGCCGCGATAAGCTGGCGCATGTCGCAATTCGCCGCCCTCGTTGGAATCAGCCTGCTCGCCGTTGTCGCTGGACTGAGTTTCGTCATGCAGCAAGCGGTCAATGCAGATCTGCGAGCAAGCCTGCACTCCGCCGCTTGGGCAGGATTCGTGAGCTATCTCGGTGGAACGATCTGCATGCTCGTCCTTGCCCTGGTTTTGCGTGACCAGGTGCCACAGGCCAGCGCCATCGCCCGCAGCCACTGGTGGGCATGGAGCGGCGGGCTGTTCGGGGCCATCTATATCGGCATTTCCATCGTGCTCGTGCCCCGAATCGGTACGGCGGCGTTCGTGGCGCTGCTCGTCGCTGGCCAGATGCTCTCCTCCCTGATCTTCGACCACTACGGCCTGTTCGGCGTACCACGGCACCCGGTCGATCTGGTGCGGCTTTCAGGCGCCTTCTTGCTGGTGATCGGCGTGGTGCTGGTGCGCTACTGAGGCGTGCCGAGAAGTCCGTAAACGGACTCCCACCGCGGGGTTCAAAGAATCTTGAGAGCGGCTCTTCATTTCCTTATGAGGATCTGCGCTGGCACTCCCGTACGCCCGTCATGCGCTCCAGCCGGATGCAGATCGCGGCGTACTCCCGGTCACTCACCCGCGATAGAACAATGGACACTTCGTCGAGGTCCGCATTGTCCTCGGCATGCTGGGCGATGAATTGCTTGATGCGCGCACTGCCGCTGCCCAAGGCCTGGTGCACGCTGTCGAACGACACGCTGCCGCGATCGGCCAGAAAATCCACGCTGCGCTGCTGCTTGACAGCAATGAAGCGGCGCTCCAGGGGTTTGAGGCCAGCCAGAATGAGCAGGATGATGAAGGTGGCACCAACCGCCGTGGTGTACATGCCCCCGCCTACGGCCAGGCCGATACCGGCCACCGACCACAGGCTGGCCGCCGTGGTCAGACCGCGCACGACCTCACCGCGCATCAAGATGGCACCGGCCCCGAGAAAGCCGATGCCGGAGACCACCTGCGCCGCCACCCGCGAAGGGTCGAAATCCACATTTTTCTGACTGAGCGCGTCCGCGAAGCCAAAGGCCGACACCAGCATGATCAGCGTCGCTCCGACACAGACCAGCATATGGGTGCGTAGACCCGCGGCCCAGTTCAGCCGCTCCCGCTCGAAACCGATCACACTGCCGAGTGCGGCAGCAAGCAAGAGGCGAAATAACATCTCGTATTGCGGGATCATGATGGCTTGGTTGTCATGGAATGCAAACCGGCACCGGCTGTGAGTCTGCGGTGCTATTTGCGCTTTTCTTTTTTTATGAGCGCCTTGGCATTCTGCGCCTGATGCAGAGGCATCGTGTGGCTACTCATTGCAGGCAATGATCTGGTTGCCGCCAGCCCTAAGCAACCGCTTACAACTGCATCCGGTTTGACTGTTGATTTTAGGGAAAGCCAGACTTAGACTGGGTCCACAAGGCGATGGAGTTCGCCGACACTTTGCCCGCCAAGTTTTACAGGGCTGATGACTCCTACCCAATGCGCGCCAGCCGCGCATCCTGTTGTCACAGGTTCAGGGAGGAGCCATGCAAGTATCCACAGCACGTTTATGCCTGCAGCCGATTGATCCGTCGGCCAGTGCCTTGCTGCGCCCAACGCTGTGCCATACAGCGCGCTGCGTTTTCCCCTCCGCCCGCAATTTTTTTGTCCCCGGTGCGGCCTGTCCAGGCGGCGCACCGGGTTTTTGCGTTCAGCGTGTTCCGGAGACCCTGTCATGATCAGTCTTGCCATCGAACGCCCCATCGCTAGACGCCTTGAACGCCTGCCGCTGCCCTGCACCCTGGTGATGCCCGGTGGCCAGCGCATCGGACCGCCTTCGGCGCATCTCGTCTTGCATGCGCGCGACATGCGCGCGCTCATGCATCTGGCCACCGGCCAGATCGGCCGTCTGGCCGAGGACTATGTCGAAGGCCGTCTCGAGATCGAAGGCCGCCTGCGCGACCTTATGATGGCCGCGCCCGCTTTGCTCGGCACAGATCCCACGCGAGAGCCCTCGGCATTCATGGCGCGCATCCTGCAGCGCCTGCAGCGCGCCGTCTGGGAGCGCACCCACCACAGCCGGGCCAAAGACGCGGCGCAAATTCAGAGCCATTACGACGTTTCCGACGATTTCTACGCGCTGTGGCTCGATCCACGCCGGGTGTATTCCTGTGCCTATTTCACCGATCCTGCCATGAGTCTGGCGCAGGCCCAGGAGGCCAAGCTCGACCACATCTGCAAGAAGCTGATGCTGCGTCCCGGCGAACGCTTCATCGACATCGGCGCGGGTTGGGGGGGGCTGCTTCTGTGGGCGGCCGAGAACTACGGCGTGGACGCCACCGGCATCACGCTGTCGCGAAACCAGTACGCCTATGTCAACCGGCTCATCGAGCAAAAGGGTTTGCAGGGCCGTGTGCGCATGCTGTTGCAGGATTACCGCGACGTGGACGAGTCGCAACCCTTCGACAAGGTGGCATCGGTGGGGATGTGCGAACACGTGGGCAGGCCCAATCTGCCGACGTATTTCGCCAAGATCCGCAGGCTGCTCAAGCCGGGCGGTTTGGTTATGAACCACGGCATCACCGCCGGAGGCACCGACAATTCCCAACTCGATGGCGGCATGGGCGACTTCATCGAGAAGTACATCTTCCCAGGCGGGCGTCTCGTGCACGTCAGCGTCATGCTCGACACCCTCGCGCGCGGGGGGCTGGAGCCGGTGGACGCCGAATGTCTGCGGCCGCACTATGCGCAGACCCTGTGGTGCTGGCTCGATGGTCTGGAGGCACACGAGGCCGAGGCGCGGCGCGTGCTGGGCGACAAGGCGGAAAAGGTGCTGCGCGCTTACCGGCTCTACCTGGCGGGCTCGGCCATGGGCTTCGAGCAGGGCTGGATTTCGTTGTTCCAGATTCTGGGCTCGCGCCCGAATGGGCAGGTCGAGATGCGCCTGGAGTTCGCCACCACACTGCGCGCGGCGCAAAGTGAATATCCGTTCAATCGGGAATATATGTACGCCCAACCAGACACCGATGAGACCGCGCAAGCGATGCGGACTCGCTTGCGTGCTGCCCAGACTGCCGCGCCACAACGGCGCATGGCCGAGTTCTGAGCCATTGACGCGATCCGTCCCGGAGCTTGAGATGAGTAACCCCCAGGCCGCTCGCCCCGAAAGGCGAAACCGACGTGACGCTTGGCTGATGACTTGCCCGTGTTGGCGCAGACGGTCGGGAACGGCCAGCGACGCTAAAGCCAGGGCCCGAGCCGATCCGTTCGGCGCGTCGATGGCGGGCGCGCTGCAAAAACCCGGTTGCCCGGGGTGCGTCAACCTGGCCGAAGGCGGGCGCCAGCATGTTTTCTCGTTCCTCAACGGGAACTACGGCGAGCGGCCGATCATCGGCGAGCTCAACAAGTCGCTGGGGTTTTGTCCCAAGCGTGACGCGGTGCTGATGGAGTGCCCGGCCAACGTTCGGCGGTGGCGCAATGTCGGCCCCACAGCCCGGGCGCCGTGGCGGTCACGGCGCCAACCGAACCCGTCTTTTGATCTCCATTTTTCCCAACGATCCGGAACTTTCCATGTCATCACTCCTAAATTCCCCGATTGCCGCTCTTGATGCCATCGAAATCCTCGACTCGCGTGGCACGCCGACGCTCAAGGCCACCGTCACCCTGGAGTCGGGTGCGAGCGGCAGCGCAGCCGTACCCAGTGGCGCGTCCACCGGCAAGCACGAGGCCATCGAGTTGCGCGACGAGGACCCGAAGCGCTACTTCGGCTTGGGTGTGCGCAAAGCCATCGGCCATGTGAAGGGTGAGATCGCCGATGCCCTGGAAGGCCGCAATGCGCTGGACCAGCAAGGCATCGACGAGATCCTGATCCGCCTGGACGGCAGCAAGGACAAATCCAACCTCGGCGCCAACGCCATGCTGGCGGTAAGCATGGCGGTGGCGCGCGCCTCGGCTGCCGCCTGCGAGCTGCCTCTGCACCGCACCGTGTGCGACGCAGCCTCTTTCCTATTACCCATGCCCATGTTCAACGTGCTCAATGGCGGGCGTCATGCCCTGAGCAGCAGTCTGGACTTTCAGGAGTTCATGATCGTGCCACTGGGGGCCCCCTCGTTTTCCGAGGCGGTGCGTTATGCGGCCGAGACTTTCGCCACCTTGCGCAAGCTGCTCCTCGCCATGGGCAACTCCACGGCGGTGGGCGACGAGGGCGGATTCACACCCAAGCTGGTGGGTGGCAACGAGGCTGCATGCCAGCTCATCGTGCAGGCCATTGAGCGAGCGGGCTATCGACCCGGTGTTGACCTTGCCATCGCGCTCGATCCGGCCGCAACCTCGTTCGACAGAAATGGTGCCTATTGGCTGGTGCGTGCTGGCAATCGTCACTACACCAGCGAGGACATGATCGATCTCTACGCTGGCTGGTTGCACAAATACCCGATCGTCTCGATCGAGGACGGCTTGGCCGAGGACGATTGGCAGGGATTCGCCGCGATGACGCGGCGCCTGGGCGACCGCATTCAGATCGTTGGTGACGACAACTTCGTCACCAACACCCATTTCATCCAACGTGGCATTGACGAGCACACGGCCAACGCCGCGCTCATCAAGCTCAACCAGATTGGCACCGTGACCGAGACCATCGCTGCCGTGCGACTGTGCCAACAAGCGGGTTGGGGCACGGTGATCTCGCACCGCAGCGGTGAAACGGAAGACACCTTCATTGCCGACTTTGCGGTGGCGGTTGGTGCGGGGCAGATCAAATCGGGCTCGCTGTCCCGCAGCGAGCGTCTGGCCAAGTACAACCGCCTGCTCGAAATCGAGCGCGAATTGGGGCCCAAGGCCGAGTTCGTCAATCCCTATCTCTGAGTTTTCCGTGGACGCGCCGCAAGCCCAGCCGCCAGTCTTTCACAGCATTGTGTTCCCGTCGCTGGCGCACGAGTCGGCCGCGCAACCGCGCGCAGACTTGCGCGACGTGTTCCACGATTTGTTCCTTGATCAAATTTTTGATGCGGCGTACGGCGGCTTTGCCCCCAAGGAACAAACCACTCTCTACACCGTGCGGCCTGACGAAGAGGCCCCCTACCGCGCCGCGGTGCATGCCACCTTGCAAGCACTGTTCGCCTCGCCGCTGACCGGGCTCGACGTTGTGCGCTACCGCCAGGACACGATGCGCGACTTGCAGCAGGACGCTGTCTGGCGTGCCATGCAAGTGTTCCAGACCGGCGCACGCACCATGCGCGAAAATCTGCGGCGCGCCGAGCGGGCGTTCAACGTCATCGAGGGGCAGCGCTGGTTTCTCGACGCGGTGCTGGCGTATGGCGACGCGGTGGCTGCGCTGCACGGCGCATTGGACGCCGCACAGTTGCAGTCGCAAGCGTTGCGCGCCTTGCGGCAGCATCTGGCTGCCCTGCGGGCTTCGCCCGGCCATACCGATCTCGTTGCCCAGGCCAAGGCGCTGGCGAATGATCTGGCCAAGGTGCGCTATGCGGTGCGCGTAGACGGTGGCACGGTAGCCGTGCTGCAAGACCCAGCGGAGCCCGACTACAGCGCGGCGATCGCACGCACTTTCGCGCGCTTTCGCCAGGGCGAGGTGCGCGACTACCGCGCGCAATTCACGCCCGCCTCGGGGCTCAATCACGTCGAGGGGATGATCCTCGACCGCGTGGCCATGCTGCACCTCGAGGTGTTTGACCGGCTGGCGCGGTTTCGTGCCGAGCATGATGATTTTGCCGACGCGCGCCTGCTGCGTCTCGACCGCGAGCTGGCCTGGTATCTGTCATGGCACGACTTCACGCAACGCTTCACCCGCACCGGTCTGCGCGTGTGCCTTCCCGAACTCACCACGCAACGCGGGCAGATCGAAGCGAACGATGCCTTCGACGTCGCCCTGGCGCGCAATCTGGTGGAGGCTGGACAGGCGGTGATCAGCAATGGCTTTGCCTTGCGCGGGAAAGAGCGCATGATCGTCGTCACCGGCCCCAACCACGGTGGCAAGACCACGCTGGCGCGTACCTTCGGACAACTGCACCACATCGCCAGCCTGGGCCTGCCGGTGGCCGCCAGCAGCGCCACGCTATTGCTGTTCGATCGGATGTTTACCCATTTCGAGCGCGTGGAGGACATCGGAAACCAGCGTGGCAAGCTGCAAGACGATCTGGTGCGGATGCACCGCATTCTGGCCGCCGCCAGCTCGCGCAGCATCGTGTTGATGAACGAATTGTTTTCCTCGACCACCCTGGACGACGCGCTGGAATTGGCGCGCCGTATCATGTCGCGCCTCTGCGCAATCGGTGCGGTGTGTGTGTTCGTCACCTTCCTCGATGAGCTCGCCGCGTTCGACGCGCAGACCGTGAGCATGGTCGCCACGGTGGACGCGGACGATCCCACGGTGCGCACCTTCAAGGTCGTGCG
This window contains:
- a CDS encoding BatD family protein, with amino-acid sequence MSSSVFIMRVGMALLELAYATGCATAVAQSLQCSVGSQPARLGQDFTWTITGRDLAQPLPTFTPAQFAPDWLLQGQQESSSGDASGHSDQSATLVLYPLRAGALALPAVAVGGQQCPVQTVKVVDHAQGEAPLQWRTRFAPARPYQMQQMRVELRVIGGGNLVWTTPQPRSPQALLTPLAPDSRTETVDGKPQQVQVFAWSALPLKAGEIDVEFGLLRAYAFGQLRVYAPPALTFEAQALPQWWPAEGLIGKPQVQTLQASRQLRLGETGEWRLRLQGAGVDRAQVLRVFDAWRAQPQPGLEIAGVEVRRGSEGPDELGLTGGAWEVRVFFRPLRAGTLKSAALRLDYFDPRTALPAVAWWSPPVTTVNDPRPVHLAQGLGGALALLGLLFALRATLCCLRRRRALRLALARLAAAHSADALRRAWLDLPPGREQRPAPTLDAWLLAAAMQDDATLRGAALALQHQLYTASGEQVSKNNTTAPAHAAVLAERLQQSLTACGWWLRR
- a CDS encoding DNA mismatch repair protein MutS; the protein is MDAPQAQPPVFHSIVFPSLAHESAAQPRADLRDVFHDLFLDQIFDAAYGGFAPKEQTTLYTVRPDEEAPYRAAVHATLQALFASPLTGLDVVRYRQDTMRDLQQDAVWRAMQVFQTGARTMRENLRRAERAFNVIEGQRWFLDAVLAYGDAVAALHGALDAAQLQSQALRALRQHLAALRASPGHTDLVAQAKALANDLAKVRYAVRVDGGTVAVLQDPAEPDYSAAIARTFARFRQGEVRDYRAQFTPASGLNHVEGMILDRVAMLHLEVFDRLARFRAEHDDFADARLLRLDRELAWYLSWHDFTQRFTRTGLRVCLPELTTQRGQIEANDAFDVALARNLVEAGQAVISNGFALRGKERMIVVTGPNHGGKTTLARTFGQLHHIASLGLPVAASSATLLLFDRMFTHFERVEDIGNQRGKLQDDLVRMHRILAAASSRSIVLMNELFSSTTLDDALELARRIMSRLCAIGAVCVFVTFLDELAAFDAQTVSMVATVDADDPTVRTFKVVRKPADGKSYALALAEKYGVTRERLLARIAP
- a CDS encoding class I SAM-dependent methyltransferase gives rise to the protein MISLAIERPIARRLERLPLPCTLVMPGGQRIGPPSAHLVLHARDMRALMHLATGQIGRLAEDYVEGRLEIEGRLRDLMMAAPALLGTDPTREPSAFMARILQRLQRAVWERTHHSRAKDAAQIQSHYDVSDDFYALWLDPRRVYSCAYFTDPAMSLAQAQEAKLDHICKKLMLRPGERFIDIGAGWGGLLLWAAENYGVDATGITLSRNQYAYVNRLIEQKGLQGRVRMLLQDYRDVDESQPFDKVASVGMCEHVGRPNLPTYFAKIRRLLKPGGLVMNHGITAGGTDNSQLDGGMGDFIEKYIFPGGRLVHVSVMLDTLARGGLEPVDAECLRPHYAQTLWCWLDGLEAHEAEARRVLGDKAEKVLRAYRLYLAGSAMGFEQGWISLFQILGSRPNGQVEMRLEFATTLRAAQSEYPFNREYMYAQPDTDETAQAMRTRLRAAQTAAPQRRMAEF
- the eno gene encoding phosphopyruvate hydratase, encoding MSSLLNSPIAALDAIEILDSRGTPTLKATVTLESGASGSAAVPSGASTGKHEAIELRDEDPKRYFGLGVRKAIGHVKGEIADALEGRNALDQQGIDEILIRLDGSKDKSNLGANAMLAVSMAVARASAAACELPLHRTVCDAASFLLPMPMFNVLNGGRHALSSSLDFQEFMIVPLGAPSFSEAVRYAAETFATLRKLLLAMGNSTAVGDEGGFTPKLVGGNEAACQLIVQAIERAGYRPGVDLAIALDPAATSFDRNGAYWLVRAGNRHYTSEDMIDLYAGWLHKYPIVSIEDGLAEDDWQGFAAMTRRLGDRIQIVGDDNFVTNTHFIQRGIDEHTANAALIKLNQIGTVTETIAAVRLCQQAGWGTVISHRSGETEDTFIADFAVAVGAGQIKSGSLSRSERLAKYNRLLEIERELGPKAEFVNPYL
- a CDS encoding MgtC/SapB family protein, which gives rise to MIPQYEMLFRLLLAAALGSVIGFERERLNWAAGLRTHMLVCVGATLIMLVSAFGFADALSQKNVDFDPSRVAAQVVSGIGFLGAGAILMRGEVVRGLTTAASLWSVAGIGLAVGGGMYTTAVGATFIILLILAGLKPLERRFIAVKQQRSVDFLADRGSVSFDSVHQALGSGSARIKQFIAQHAEDNADLDEVSIVLSRVSDREYAAICIRLERMTGVRECQRRSS
- a CDS encoding DMT family transporter; the protein is MSQFAALVGISLLAVVAGLSFVMQQAVNADLRASLHSAAWAGFVSYLGGTICMLVLALVLRDQVPQASAIARSHWWAWSGGLFGAIYIGISIVLVPRIGTAAFVALLVAGQMLSSLIFDHYGLFGVPRHPVDLVRLSGAFLLVIGVVLVRY